The following nucleotide sequence is from Pseudarthrobacter psychrotolerans.
ACCCTTGACGCCGAGCATGCCGTGGTGTCCCAGGAACGTGAAAAGGTACCGCGCCGGATAGGACAGCGCCGTGGTGGGATCGCACGACCAGACCGCGCTGACCACCGGCGTCATAAAATGGGAGATGAAGTACTTGCTGAAGCGTTCCTTTGCCAGGAATTCACCGAGGGTGGGCTCCGCGCCGCCCCACCAGGACCGGCGTCGGACGCTGGGGCCGCCTCAATCAGCGCCCGGGCCCTGCGGTAGAAGCGCATGACCTCCAGCAGCATCAGCAGGTAGCGTCCACGCAGGAGACTGGACGGGCGCGCCATGATCCCGCGGCCGCCCCCACGGGCCCCGGCGTACTCCAGTCCGCAGCCGTCACAGCGGACGGACATGCTCATTTCCGAGTCCTGCGTCTCCACACCCAGCTCCGCGAACAGCCGCAGCAGCGTGGGATAGGTCCGTTCGTTGTGGACGATGAAGCCGGTATCGATCCCGAAGGCGGAGCCATCCGGCTGCGCCACATTGTGGGTGTGGGCGTGGCCTCCCAGCCTGCTGTCCGCCTCAAAGAGGGTGACGTTGTCGTGCCGGTTCAGGACATACGCTGCCGTCAGGCCGGCCACTCCGCTGCCAACGACGGCGATGCGCCGCCCCGTCGGCTTGTAGGCTGTGTTCCCTGCCAAAGACACTGTTCTGCTCCCCTGCTCGGACTTCGTGGTGCACTTGCTCGGTGCAAACTCTCTAGGGGCAGTTCGACGCCGTGGGGCCGGTGGATGACTGAGTTTGAACTAAATCTTTGTGCCAGAATGAAGCGGGCCTTCCAGAACCGGCACAACGCGGTGCCCAGGCGGCCATGACCAAAGGACAGCGTTGGTAAATCCCGTTCATCTGAAGACACTCCTCGAAGTTACCCGGCTGGGATCGTTCGCGGCCGCAGCGGCACGCCTGGGATACACGGCGTCGGCAGTCTCGCAACAGATGTCCGCCCTGGAACGCGAGACGGGCGTGGTCCTGTTCCAGCGTTCGGCCCGCAGCGTAGTCCCCACGGAAGCTGCGGTGGTGATGACCCGGCACGCCGCCAAAGTCCTGACGGACATCGAAGCCCTCATGGCGGCAGCTTCCAAGAACCACAGCAGCACCAGCCAGGAGCTGAGGCTGGGAATCTTCCCCAGCCTGGCCACGTACGTCCTCCCGCACATCCTGAAGAATCCGGCGTGGAAAGACCTGGGCATCGACCTCAGAGTGTCCGTGGCCGAGCCGGCCCAGACCATTCAAGGGCTGCGCACCGGCGGAGAGCTGGATGTGGCGCTTGTCTTCCAGGTGGGCCAGTCCGGGCTCGCCTGGCCGCACACCATCAACCGGCAGTGGATCGGCGATGACAACTTCCGCGTGGTCCTGCCCGCGGGGTGGGGATTCCGCACGGACGCCAAGGTGGCGGCGGACCATCTGTCCGAGCTGCCCTGGATCATGCACCACCCCGGGAGCCCCGATGCAGTGGTGATCGAGCGTCTCTTTGCCAGCTGCAACCTGCATCCGCGCGTGGTGGCCCACAGCGACGATTTCCATGCCAGCCTTGAAATGGCGGCCGCCGGACTGGGCGCCGCGCTGGTGCCCGAGCTGGCATTGCGGAACCGGCCGGCCGGTGTTGTGGTGCTGGACGTTCCCGAGATCCGGCTGGCACGGAACGTGTTTGCCCTGCTCATCAACGAGAAGAAGACCGCCCGGGTGCAGCTGTTTGTGGACCTGCTTGCTGAAACGCTGGCTGGCCTGGGGGCTGCAGGGAATTAGTCCCGAATGCTGGAATGCTCAGCGCTTGGGGGCTATGTTGAAGATATGAACAGGGTAGCGAGCCAGCACTTTGGAGAAATCGAGCTCAACCACGGCAGGGATCACAACATCGCCGCGAAACACGAGCTGGGTGGCCAGTTGCTGGAACTCGACCTGAACATCAACGCTCACGACCACTTTGACGAAGCGGCGATGCACAAGGTGGACTACCGGCTGCGGTTCCTCCCCGAGCTCGTGGACGAGGTGCGGCAAATGATCGCCGACGAACTGGAGCAGGAAGGCACCAGCCCGCAGGAGTACCTCCACTTCCACTGCAGCGCCCTCAAGGACGAGCAGCTCCAGAAAGTCTTCGGCGTGGAGGAACGTGGCCAGCTCACTAACGACGTCTTCCTGAAAGCCCTCAAACTCGGCCATGTGGGAATTTTCCCCGGCCAGCCTGAGCGCTACTTCGTGATGGACTTCACCCTGGGCTCACACTTCACGGACGAGGTGCTGGTGGTAGCCGCCGACGAAGACGGCGTGGTGGACGACGAAATCCTCTGGGAATCCTGAACTCGCTTAACGCACGACGGCGGCCGGTCACCTTTCGGTGACCGGCCGCCGTCGGCGTTAATGCGGCGGGTTACTTGGCGGATTCCAGCAGGCCGGCGCGGACCGTCTTGGTGGCCTTGACCAGGTTGCGCAGGGACTCTTCGGTCTCGGCGTAGCCGCGGGTCTTCAGGCCGCAGTCCGGGTTGACCCAGAGCTGGCGGGACGGAACGTGCTTGACGGCAGTGGCCAGAAGCTCGGTGACCTCGGCTTCGCCCGGAACACGCGGCGAGTGGATGTCGTAGACGCCCGGACCAACGCCGCGGCCGAAGTGGTGCGCTTCGAGGTCGTGGACAACCTCCATGCGGGAGCGTGCCGCTTCGATGGAGGTGACGTCTGCGTCGAGGC
It contains:
- a CDS encoding DUF2004 domain-containing protein codes for the protein MNRVASQHFGEIELNHGRDHNIAAKHELGGQLLELDLNINAHDHFDEAAMHKVDYRLRFLPELVDEVRQMIADELEQEGTSPQEYLHFHCSALKDEQLQKVFGVEERGQLTNDVFLKALKLGHVGIFPGQPERYFVMDFTLGSHFTDEVLVVAADEDGVVDDEILWES
- a CDS encoding LysR family transcriptional regulator encodes the protein MVNPVHLKTLLEVTRLGSFAAAAARLGYTASAVSQQMSALERETGVVLFQRSARSVVPTEAAVVMTRHAAKVLTDIEALMAAASKNHSSTSQELRLGIFPSLATYVLPHILKNPAWKDLGIDLRVSVAEPAQTIQGLRTGGELDVALVFQVGQSGLAWPHTINRQWIGDDNFRVVLPAGWGFRTDAKVAADHLSELPWIMHHPGSPDAVVIERLFASCNLHPRVVAHSDDFHASLEMAAAGLGAALVPELALRNRPAGVVVLDVPEIRLARNVFALLINEKKTARVQLFVDLLAETLAGLGAAGN